One segment of Vagococcus martis DNA contains the following:
- the gndA gene encoding NADP-dependent phosphogluconate dehydrogenase translates to MSKQQIGVVGMAVMGKNLALNIESRGYTVSIFNRTSSKTEEVIKEHPDKHLVATYSIEEFVNSLETPRRILLMVKAGKATDLTIESLLPFLDEGDVLIDGGNTYFKDTIRRNEALATSGINFIGTGVSGGEEGALKGPSMMPGGQKEAYELVAPIFEQIAAKAEDGDPCVTYIGPNGAGHYVKMVHNGIEYGDMQLIAESYDILTRVLGLSVEEVADIFKEWNTGELDSYLIEITSDILTRKDDLGTGKPIVDVILDAAGNKGTGKWTSQNALDLGTPLPLITESVFARYISALKTERVAASEIIPAPPVKEFTGDKKEFVEKIRQALYFSKIMSYAQGFAQMRMASEEYGWDLNYGNIAKIFRAGCIIRAQFLQKITDAYERNPEIKNLILDDYFLDITTKYQQSVRDVVALAVETGVPVPTFSSAISYYDSYRTKDLPANIIQAQRDYFGAHTYERKDRDGVFHYNWYGEENK, encoded by the coding sequence ATGTCTAAACAACAAATTGGTGTTGTCGGTATGGCAGTCATGGGGAAAAACTTAGCGTTAAATATAGAAAGTAGAGGATACACTGTTTCTATTTTTAACCGAACATCATCAAAAACAGAGGAAGTTATCAAAGAACATCCTGATAAACATTTAGTTGCAACTTATTCTATTGAGGAGTTTGTTAATTCTCTTGAAACACCAAGACGAATTTTATTAATGGTAAAAGCAGGTAAAGCCACTGATTTAACAATCGAAAGTTTACTACCATTTTTAGATGAGGGTGATGTGTTAATCGATGGTGGGAATACTTACTTCAAAGATACTATCCGCCGTAATGAAGCATTAGCAACTTCTGGTATTAACTTTATCGGTACTGGTGTATCTGGTGGAGAAGAGGGAGCGTTAAAAGGGCCTTCTATGATGCCAGGTGGACAAAAAGAAGCCTATGAATTAGTGGCACCAATTTTTGAACAAATTGCGGCAAAAGCTGAAGATGGAGATCCATGCGTGACTTACATTGGACCAAATGGAGCTGGTCATTATGTGAAGATGGTACATAATGGAATCGAGTATGGAGACATGCAATTAATTGCTGAATCATATGACATCTTAACTCGCGTTTTAGGCTTATCAGTTGAAGAAGTTGCTGATATTTTTAAAGAATGGAATACAGGTGAGTTAGATAGCTACTTAATCGAAATCACGTCAGATATTTTAACACGTAAAGATGATTTAGGAACTGGTAAACCAATTGTTGATGTTATCTTAGATGCTGCTGGTAACAAAGGAACTGGTAAATGGACAAGTCAAAATGCACTTGATTTAGGAACTCCTCTACCACTTATTACAGAATCTGTTTTTGCTCGTTACATCTCAGCATTAAAAACTGAACGTGTCGCTGCAAGTGAAATTATTCCGGCACCACCAGTAAAAGAATTTACTGGAGATAAAAAAGAATTTGTAGAAAAAATTCGTCAAGCATTATACTTTAGTAAAATCATGAGTTACGCACAAGGATTTGCTCAAATGCGTATGGCTAGTGAAGAATATGGCTGGGATTTAAACTATGGTAATATTGCGAAAATCTTTAGAGCAGGATGCATTATCCGTGCCCAATTCTTACAAAAAATTACGGATGCGTATGAACGAAATCCAGAAATTAAAAATCTTATTTTAGATGATTATTTCTTAGATATCACAACAAAATACCAACAATCAGTTCGTGATGTTGTTGCCTTGGCTGTTGAAACAGGTGTGCCTGTCCCAACATTTTCATCAGCTATTTCTTACTACGATTCTTACCGTACAAAAGATTTACCCGCTAACATCATTCAAGCACAAAGAGATTACTTTGGTGCTCATACATACGAACGTAAAGATCGTGATGGCGTGTTCCATTATAATTGGTATGGTGAAGAAAACAAATAA
- a CDS encoding DMT family transporter: MEKGSSKLKGMILAILGGVFWGASGVVAEYLMTTKHISASWLVAVKMIVAGFLILMYQMGKGNKDSLSPLKNKTELIQLIIFSVLGVLGLQYSFFKAIQVSNAATATILQYLSPILLVIYFIIEKKELPNKLSIVSIVLSLLGTFLLVTKGNLNELAISPNGLFWGLLSAFLGAFYIIQPRKLMAKYGTTLIIGWGMLIGGVSFQVYQPIWQDVPTFTPGVLLGILVIVIIGTVFSYICLLKSTEYIPPQFSSLLTSFEPLSSALFSVLFLGLVLKPIEIISMLLIIFAVFLLSRCDV, translated from the coding sequence ATGGAAAAAGGAAGTAGTAAATTAAAGGGTATGATTTTAGCTATTTTAGGTGGAGTTTTTTGGGGTGCATCTGGGGTAGTGGCTGAATATTTGATGACAACAAAACACATATCAGCTAGTTGGCTTGTAGCTGTTAAAATGATTGTGGCGGGTTTTTTAATTTTAATGTATCAAATGGGAAAAGGGAATAAAGATAGCTTATCTCCTCTAAAAAATAAAACTGAATTAATTCAATTAATTATTTTTAGTGTATTGGGGGTACTTGGGTTGCAGTATTCTTTTTTCAAGGCTATTCAAGTGAGTAATGCAGCGACTGCAACGATATTACAATATCTATCACCAATATTATTAGTCATTTATTTTATTATCGAAAAAAAAGAATTACCAAATAAATTAAGTATTGTCAGTATTGTGTTATCTCTATTAGGAACGTTTTTATTAGTGACTAAGGGAAACCTAAATGAATTAGCTATTTCACCGAATGGGTTGTTTTGGGGATTATTATCAGCATTTTTAGGTGCTTTTTATATTATTCAACCAAGAAAACTTATGGCAAAATATGGAACAACACTTATTATAGGCTGGGGTATGTTAATAGGTGGGGTATCTTTTCAGGTCTATCAACCGATTTGGCAAGATGTACCTACTTTTACCCCTGGTGTGTTACTAGGAATTTTAGTCATAGTGATTATTGGTACCGTTTTTTCATATATCTGTTTACTTAAAAGTACAGAATATATACCACCACAATTTTCGAGTTTATTAACATCATTTGAACCACTAAGTTCAGCTTTATTTTCAGTTTTATTTTTAGGATTGGTTTTAAAACCAATCGAGATAATTAGTATGTTGTTGATTATTTTTGCTGTATTTCTATTGTCTAGGTGTGATGTTTAA
- a CDS encoding metal ABC transporter substrate-binding protein — MKRLTKIILGVALTSLLVACGKQTTQQKKDDDKLHVVTSFYPMYDFAKKVTGDKAEVTVLTEAGVEPHDYEPSAKDLAKIQNADVFIYNSNEMETWVRDVLASIDTKKVKVIEASQGIDLMEATEEHEHEGEDSHDHELDPHVWLDPVLAKKEVETITKGLVEVDTPNKDTYEKNSTDFTQELDKLNQAYVDATKDAIQKTFVTQHTAFSYLAKQYGLKQVAISGISPDQEPTPKELKNIEDLVKKDNIKVIYTESSASSKVAETITSATGATLSELNPLESLTKKEMDGGEDYLSVMYTNLEHLKLTIK; from the coding sequence ATGAAACGATTAACCAAAATTATTTTAGGTGTCGCTTTGACTAGTTTACTTGTTGCTTGTGGTAAACAAACCACACAACAGAAAAAAGATGACGATAAATTACATGTTGTTACGTCTTTTTATCCAATGTATGATTTTGCGAAAAAAGTAACAGGAGATAAAGCAGAGGTGACGGTATTAACAGAAGCTGGTGTTGAGCCACATGATTATGAACCAAGTGCAAAAGATTTAGCCAAAATTCAAAATGCTGATGTATTTATTTATAATTCAAATGAGATGGAAACATGGGTAAGAGATGTCCTTGCATCTATTGATACGAAAAAAGTGAAAGTGATTGAAGCAAGTCAAGGTATTGACTTGATGGAAGCGACTGAAGAACATGAGCATGAAGGAGAAGACTCACATGATCATGAATTGGATCCGCATGTGTGGTTAGATCCTGTTTTGGCTAAAAAAGAAGTAGAGACGATTACAAAAGGCTTAGTTGAAGTCGATACACCAAACAAAGATACCTATGAAAAGAATTCAACTGACTTTACACAGGAATTAGATAAATTAAATCAAGCTTACGTGGATGCGACAAAAGATGCCATTCAAAAAACATTTGTCACACAACACACAGCCTTTTCATATTTAGCTAAACAATATGGATTAAAACAAGTGGCAATTTCAGGTATTTCTCCAGATCAAGAACCTACACCTAAAGAGCTAAAAAATATTGAAGACCTAGTTAAAAAAGATAATATTAAAGTAATTTATACAGAAAGTAGTGCGTCATCAAAAGTAGCCGAAACTATTACGAGTGCAACTGGAGCGACACTTTCAGAACTTAATCCATTAGAGAGTTTAACTAAAAAAGAGATGGATGGAGGAGAAGATTACCTGTCTGTTATGTATACGAATTTAGAACACTTAAAATTAACCATAAAATAA
- the dnaJ gene encoding molecular chaperone DnaJ: MAKRDYYEVLGVSKTATDDEIKKAYRKLSKKYHPDINKEADAEEKFKEVSEAFEVLSDAQKRAAYDQYGHASTDPNFGAGGFGGGGFQDFGGSFGGFEDIFESFFGGGGRSSNPNAPRQGSDLQYTLDLTFNEAIFGLEKSIRYNREDECATCHGTGAKPGTHPENCPKCHGSGVINVERQTPLGRMMSQQPCDECQGTGKIIKEKCETCHGAGRMIKSHSVKVTVPAGVEDGQQMRLSGQGEAGYNGGPYGDLYVVFSVEDSPIFERDGSEIYYDHHITFVQATLGDEIEVPTVHGRVKLKIPAGTQTGTTFRLKGKGAPKLRGNGNGDQQVTVTVDTPTKLNEDQKKLLRQFAELNGEKAAVEQEEGFFDKVKDAFSQNHKKKKK, translated from the coding sequence ATGGCCAAAAGAGATTATTATGAGGTTTTAGGAGTATCTAAAACAGCAACAGATGATGAGATTAAAAAAGCCTATCGAAAACTATCCAAAAAATATCATCCTGACATAAATAAAGAAGCCGATGCGGAAGAGAAATTTAAAGAAGTATCTGAAGCATTTGAAGTATTAAGTGATGCACAAAAACGTGCGGCTTATGACCAATATGGCCATGCAAGTACTGATCCAAACTTTGGTGCTGGTGGTTTTGGTGGTGGTGGTTTCCAAGATTTTGGTGGTAGTTTCGGAGGGTTTGAAGATATCTTTGAATCATTTTTTGGCGGTGGAGGACGTTCTAGTAATCCTAATGCGCCAAGACAGGGTTCTGATTTACAGTACACATTAGATTTAACGTTCAATGAAGCGATTTTCGGATTAGAAAAAAGTATTCGTTACAACCGTGAAGATGAGTGTGCAACATGTCATGGGACTGGAGCAAAACCAGGAACACATCCTGAGAACTGTCCTAAATGTCATGGCTCTGGTGTCATCAATGTTGAAAGACAAACGCCACTTGGTCGTATGATGAGTCAACAACCATGTGATGAGTGTCAAGGAACAGGAAAAATCATCAAAGAAAAATGTGAAACATGTCATGGTGCAGGCCGCATGATTAAATCGCATTCTGTTAAGGTTACAGTTCCTGCTGGTGTTGAAGATGGACAACAAATGCGTCTATCTGGTCAAGGTGAAGCAGGATACAATGGCGGCCCTTATGGTGATTTATATGTTGTCTTCAGCGTGGAAGATAGCCCTATATTTGAAAGAGATGGTTCTGAAATTTACTATGATCATCACATCACCTTTGTTCAAGCAACATTGGGTGATGAGATTGAAGTTCCTACTGTTCATGGACGTGTCAAATTAAAAATTCCAGCTGGCACTCAAACAGGGACAACATTTAGATTAAAAGGTAAAGGTGCACCTAAACTTCGTGGAAATGGTAACGGCGATCAACAAGTTACTGTTACGGTTGATACACCGACAAAATTAAACGAAGATCAAAAGAAATTATTGCGTCAATTTGCTGAACTAAATGGTGAAAAAGCAGCAGTGGAGCAAGAAGAAGGTTTTTTTGATAAAGTCAAAGATGCTTTTTCTCAAAATCATAAGAAAAAGAAAAAATAA
- the dnaK gene encoding molecular chaperone DnaK, whose protein sequence is MSKIIGIDLGTTNSAVAVLEGGEAKIITNPEGNRTTPSVVSFKNGEIQVGEVAKRQAVTNPNTISSIKRHMGEPGYKVEVEGKTYTPQEVSAMILQYIKGFAEDYLGEKVDKAVITVPAYFNDAQRQATKDAGKIAGLEVERIVNEPTAAALAYGLDKTDRDEKVLVFDLGGGTFDVSILELGDGVFDVLSTAGDNNLGGDDFDEKIIDYLVEEFKKENGIDLSKDKMAVQRLKDAAEKAKKDLSGVTSTQISLPFITAGEAGPLHLELNLTRAKFDELTSDLVERTKIPVRQAIKDAGISTSEIDEVILVGGSTRIPAVVEAVRKETQKEPNKSVNPDEVVAMGAAIQGGVITGDVKDVVLLDVTPLSLGIETMGGVFTKLIDRNTTIPTSKSQVFSTAADNQPAVDIHVLQGERPMAADNKTLGRFQLTDIPAAPRGVPQIEVSFDIDKNGIVNVSAKDLGTQKEQTITIKSSSGLTDEEIERMVKDAEANAEADKERKEEVDLRNDIDALLFSVDKTLGELEGKVDADEVKKAEDARDELKAAVEANNIEDMKAKRDALNEIVQALTVKLYEQAAAQQAQENPEAAQSGADDVVDADFEEINDDEK, encoded by the coding sequence ATGAGTAAAATAATCGGTATTGACTTAGGAACAACTAACTCTGCAGTAGCTGTATTAGAAGGCGGAGAAGCAAAAATTATTACTAACCCAGAAGGTAACCGTACAACACCATCTGTTGTATCATTTAAAAATGGAGAAATCCAAGTAGGTGAAGTTGCTAAACGTCAAGCAGTAACAAACCCAAATACAATTTCTTCTATTAAACGTCATATGGGTGAACCTGGATATAAAGTAGAAGTTGAAGGAAAAACTTACACTCCACAAGAAGTTTCAGCGATGATTTTACAATACATCAAAGGATTTGCTGAAGATTATTTAGGAGAAAAAGTTGATAAAGCAGTTATTACTGTTCCAGCTTACTTCAACGATGCTCAACGTCAAGCAACAAAAGACGCTGGTAAAATCGCTGGTTTAGAAGTTGAACGTATTGTTAACGAACCAACTGCAGCTGCTTTAGCTTATGGTTTGGATAAAACTGACCGTGATGAAAAAGTGTTAGTGTTTGACTTAGGTGGTGGTACATTTGACGTATCTATCCTTGAACTAGGTGATGGCGTATTTGATGTATTATCAACTGCAGGTGACAACAACTTAGGTGGGGATGACTTTGACGAAAAAATCATCGACTACTTAGTAGAAGAATTCAAAAAAGAAAATGGTATTGATTTATCTAAAGATAAAATGGCAGTTCAACGTTTGAAAGACGCTGCTGAAAAAGCGAAAAAAGATTTATCAGGTGTAACAAGCACTCAAATCAGCTTACCATTTATTACTGCTGGAGAAGCTGGACCTCTTCACTTAGAGTTAAACTTAACTCGTGCGAAATTTGATGAATTAACATCTGATTTAGTAGAAAGAACTAAAATTCCAGTACGTCAAGCGATTAAGGATGCTGGCATTTCAACTTCAGAAATTGATGAAGTTATCTTAGTTGGTGGATCTACTCGTATTCCTGCAGTAGTTGAAGCTGTAAGAAAAGAAACTCAAAAAGAACCTAACAAATCTGTTAACCCTGATGAAGTAGTGGCAATGGGTGCTGCTATCCAAGGTGGGGTAATTACAGGTGATGTGAAAGACGTTGTATTATTAGACGTAACACCATTATCATTAGGTATTGAAACAATGGGTGGCGTGTTCACTAAATTAATCGACCGTAACACAACAATCCCAACAAGTAAATCTCAAGTCTTCTCTACAGCAGCAGACAACCAACCAGCCGTTGATATCCATGTATTACAAGGTGAACGTCCAATGGCAGCTGATAATAAAACATTAGGAAGATTCCAATTAACAGATATTCCAGCAGCTCCACGTGGTGTGCCACAAATCGAAGTATCATTTGATATCGATAAAAACGGTATTGTTAATGTAAGTGCGAAAGATTTAGGTACTCAAAAAGAACAAACTATTACAATCAAATCATCTTCAGGTTTAACAGATGAAGAAATTGAACGTATGGTGAAAGATGCTGAAGCAAATGCTGAAGCAGATAAAGAACGTAAAGAAGAAGTTGATTTACGTAACGACATCGATGCATTATTATTCTCAGTTGACAAAACTTTAGGTGAATTAGAAGGTAAAGTTGATGCGGACGAAGTGAAAAAAGCAGAAGATGCTCGTGATGAATTAAAAGCAGCTGTAGAAGCTAATAACATTGAAGACATGAAAGCGAAACGCGATGCATTAAATGAAATCGTACAAGCTTTAACTGTTAAATTATATGAACAAGCAGCAGCACAACAAGCACAAGAAAATCCAGAAGCAGCACAAAGTGGCGCGGATGATGTTGTTGATGCGGACTTTGAAGAAATCAACGACGACGAAAAATAA
- the grpE gene encoding nucleotide exchange factor GrpE, producing the protein MKKDKSVDKVNEEEEKKDESTVETNETVEEVVETEENVETEENLEEKLQEELDKMEDQFLRAQAEIANMRNRHKKEREEASRYRAQELAKELLPALDNLDRALAIEVSDEHGEAMKKGIEMVRESMLHAFKESGIEEIKAQGEAFDPNLHQAVQTVPAEDGQDSDVIVQVLQKGYILHDRILRPSMVIVTQ; encoded by the coding sequence GTGAAGAAAGATAAATCAGTTGATAAAGTTAATGAGGAAGAAGAAAAAAAAGACGAATCGACAGTAGAAACGAATGAAACTGTAGAAGAAGTGGTCGAAACAGAAGAAAACGTCGAGACAGAAGAAAACTTAGAAGAAAAACTTCAAGAAGAGTTGGACAAAATGGAAGATCAATTCTTAAGAGCGCAAGCAGAAATTGCTAATATGCGTAATCGTCATAAAAAAGAGCGTGAAGAAGCATCTAGATATCGCGCACAGGAATTAGCAAAAGAATTGTTGCCAGCTTTAGATAACTTGGATCGTGCCTTAGCGATTGAAGTAAGTGATGAGCACGGTGAGGCAATGAAAAAAGGAATTGAGATGGTTCGTGAAAGCATGTTACATGCCTTCAAGGAATCAGGTATTGAGGAAATCAAAGCCCAAGGTGAAGCATTTGATCCTAACTTACATCAAGCTGTTCAAACAGTCCCAGCTGAAGATGGACAAGATTCAGATGTGATTGTTCAAGTGTTACAAAAAGGATACATCTTACATGACCGTATCTTAAGACCTTCAATGGTTATTGTGACACAATAA
- the hrcA gene encoding heat-inducible transcriptional repressor HrcA, translating to MLSSRQEHILQLLVQLYTETGQPVGSKTLMNNGITVSSATIRNELSKLEDFGLIQKMHTSSGRIPSMQGYRYYVDHLMDPSKISSTDVQHIKRLFNRKFNATNEIIEWSANILSELTSYTAFSLGPEVKERRLTGFQIVPLNARQLMAIIVIDQGYVESQVFSIPHSVSTEDIEKMIRIINDRLLGETLLTVYHKLRTEIPLVLQRYFSNSSNILYLFEDVFNQAFDEQIYVGGGMNLLSSEAITNPNEFQSVYSLISDTDKLTELLILDTDEKIDIKIGEELNNELLQNMSLVTGSYDVFQRGKGLVAVLGPANMSYSKLLGVMNVLTDELSRHLETYYRHLENSGE from the coding sequence ATGTTGAGTAGTAGACAAGAACACATCTTACAACTATTAGTTCAGCTCTATACTGAGACAGGGCAACCTGTTGGCTCGAAGACGTTGATGAATAATGGCATTACTGTCAGTTCAGCAACCATTCGAAATGAGTTATCTAAATTGGAAGATTTTGGTCTTATTCAAAAAATGCACACGTCTTCTGGTAGAATTCCTTCAATGCAAGGGTATCGTTATTATGTGGATCATTTAATGGATCCTAGTAAGATCAGTTCTACCGATGTTCAACACATCAAACGATTATTTAATCGCAAATTTAATGCGACAAATGAAATTATTGAATGGTCGGCGAATATTTTATCTGAGTTGACGAGTTACACAGCTTTCTCGTTAGGGCCAGAAGTAAAAGAAAGACGGCTTACAGGTTTTCAAATTGTTCCATTGAATGCTCGTCAATTAATGGCGATTATTGTGATTGATCAAGGATATGTTGAGAGTCAAGTGTTTTCAATTCCACATTCAGTGTCAACTGAAGATATCGAAAAAATGATTCGAATAATCAATGATCGATTGTTGGGAGAAACACTTTTGACAGTTTACCACAAACTTCGAACAGAGATTCCTTTAGTACTCCAACGTTACTTTAGTAATTCTAGTAACATCTTGTACTTGTTTGAGGATGTGTTCAATCAAGCATTTGATGAGCAAATCTATGTTGGTGGTGGGATGAATTTATTAAGTTCAGAAGCCATCACTAATCCAAACGAATTTCAATCGGTTTATTCATTAATTAGTGATACAGATAAGTTAACAGAATTACTTATCCTAGACACAGATGAAAAGATTGATATCAAGATTGGAGAGGAGCTAAACAACGAATTGTTGCAAAACATGAGTTTAGTGACAGGATCATACGATGTTTTTCAACGAGGTAAAGGTTTAGTCGCGGTTTTAGGACCTGCTAACATGTCCTATTCGAAACTGTTAGGAGTAATGAATGTTTTAACAGATGAGCTTTCTAGGCATCTAGAAACATATTATCGACATTTGGAAAATAGTGGAGAGTGA
- the hemW gene encoding radical SAM family heme chaperone HemW: MTSAYIHIPFCEHICFYCDFNKVFIEGQPVDEYIEALLKEIKLTKELYPSDTTETIYIGGGTPTSLSAKQLDRLLGGVKELLPFNPTDEFTVEANPGDLTLDKIKVMQTHGVNRLSMGVQTFDDRLLKKIGRKHTAQDVFDTMTLLEKAAFSNVSIDLIYALPNQTMESFEDTLDKAIGLDLPHYSMYSLILENKTMFYNWARQGRLHLPGIDVEGDMFERAIERMILAGKHQYEVSNFCEPGKESQHNLVYWNNDHYYGLGAGASGYLGNIRYKNHGPIQHYLEPLRQDKLPTITTENLTIKHQMEEEMFLGLRKKQGVSLTNFEEKFGQKFDSVYGEIVQQLIDEDMLQIKNSYISLTDKGLILGNDVFEKFLLEK, from the coding sequence ATGACGTCGGCTTACATTCATATTCCTTTTTGCGAGCACATTTGTTTTTATTGTGATTTTAATAAAGTATTTATTGAAGGACAACCTGTCGATGAATACATCGAAGCGCTACTAAAAGAAATAAAATTAACAAAAGAATTATATCCATCTGATACAACAGAAACGATTTATATCGGTGGAGGGACGCCAACTTCTTTATCGGCTAAACAGCTAGATCGTTTACTTGGTGGGGTAAAGGAGTTATTACCTTTTAATCCAACTGATGAATTTACAGTGGAGGCAAACCCTGGTGATTTAACACTTGATAAAATAAAAGTCATGCAAACTCATGGTGTGAACCGCTTGTCTATGGGAGTTCAAACGTTTGATGACAGGTTATTAAAGAAAATCGGACGTAAACACACTGCTCAAGATGTATTTGATACTATGACTCTTTTAGAAAAAGCGGCCTTTTCAAATGTCAGTATAGATTTAATATATGCCTTACCAAATCAAACAATGGAAAGTTTTGAAGATACATTAGATAAAGCAATCGGACTTGATTTACCACATTATTCAATGTATTCACTTATTTTAGAAAATAAGACGATGTTTTATAATTGGGCAAGACAAGGAAGGTTACATCTTCCAGGAATTGATGTTGAAGGAGATATGTTTGAACGAGCGATTGAGCGTATGATTTTAGCTGGAAAACATCAATATGAAGTGAGTAATTTTTGTGAGCCGGGTAAAGAAAGTCAGCACAATTTGGTTTATTGGAATAATGATCACTATTATGGTTTAGGCGCAGGGGCAAGTGGTTACTTAGGTAATATACGATATAAAAATCACGGGCCAATTCAACATTACTTGGAACCATTGCGACAAGATAAGTTACCAACTATCACAACTGAAAATTTAACTATCAAACATCAAATGGAAGAAGAAATGTTTTTAGGTCTTCGAAAAAAACAAGGTGTATCATTAACTAACTTTGAAGAAAAGTTTGGACAAAAGTTTGATTCAGTCTATGGTGAGATAGTACAACAACTTATAGATGAAGATATGTTACAAATTAAAAACTCATATATTTCTTTAACTGATAAAGGATTGATTTTAGGAAATGATGTTTTTGAGAAGTTTTTATTAGAAAAATAA
- the ribF gene encoding riboflavin biosynthesis protein RibF has product MQIINIHHPYDPEKLPQDDVVLALGFFDGVHRGHQEVINTAKKIADEKGLKLAVMTFNHHPAVVFQKIDHKKMKYITTIEQKEERMTRLGVDYLYIIEFTSSFAGLSPQDFVDEYMVGLHAKVVVAGFDYTYGKKDVANMSSLPTYAKDRFEIVEVQKLSDREEKVSSTAIRECMKIGDMRAANQLLGYAYETTGIVVHGDKRGRLLGYPTANIKVPTFSLLPTGGVYVVKIKVANKWYMGMAQIGYNITFETNRPMTIEVNILDFSDDIYGEQVSVEWLHFLRGEKKFDNVDGLIAQLKQDEQDTREYFDNLGGLV; this is encoded by the coding sequence ATGCAAATTATTAACATTCATCATCCATATGACCCAGAAAAATTACCACAAGATGATGTCGTATTGGCATTAGGTTTTTTTGATGGTGTTCACAGAGGACATCAAGAAGTTATCAATACAGCAAAAAAAATTGCAGATGAAAAAGGATTAAAATTAGCAGTTATGACCTTTAATCATCATCCAGCAGTTGTGTTTCAAAAAATTGATCATAAAAAAATGAAATACATCACAACCATTGAACAAAAAGAAGAGCGCATGACGCGTTTAGGTGTCGATTATTTATATATCATTGAATTCACCTCATCTTTTGCAGGATTATCACCGCAAGATTTCGTCGATGAATACATGGTAGGCCTACATGCTAAAGTTGTCGTAGCAGGATTTGATTATACCTATGGAAAGAAAGATGTTGCCAATATGAGCAGTTTACCTACGTATGCTAAAGATAGATTTGAAATAGTCGAAGTACAAAAGTTGAGTGATAGAGAAGAAAAAGTTAGTTCGACAGCAATACGTGAATGCATGAAAATCGGAGACATGCGAGCGGCCAATCAATTATTAGGCTATGCTTACGAAACAACGGGAATTGTCGTACACGGAGATAAACGCGGTCGATTATTAGGGTATCCAACTGCTAATATTAAGGTGCCAACATTTTCATTATTACCTACTGGTGGGGTATATGTTGTGAAGATAAAAGTAGCAAACAAATGGTATATGGGTATGGCGCAAATAGGATACAATATTACATTTGAAACTAATCGCCCGATGACGATTGAAGTAAATATTTTAGATTTTTCTGATGACATTTATGGAGAGCAAGTCAGTGTGGAATGGTTACACTTTTTACGTGGCGAGAAAAAATTTGATAATGTTGATGGATTAATCGCGCAACTAAAACAAGATGAACAAGATACAAGGGAATATTTTGATAACTTAGGAGGACTCGTATGA